AGAAGTAAAAAATTAACTCTCCGTCATATGAAAATTATAAATAAAATGTTTTTTTTAAAATTATGATTATTATAAGTCAATTACTGCGAAATATATAAATGCGCAGTATTGTGAATAAATTGTATAAAAACAGGAGGGATATAAGATGAAACAAAAGGCAACAGTACTTTTGGCAATCATAATGTGTATGACAATTTTAGTTATGCCAAATGTACAAGCACGTACTGTAACATCAAATGAAATAGGCACACACGGGGGATATGACTTTGAATTTTGGGTAGATTCCGGTTCAGGGTCTATGACTTTAAAAGACGGCGGGGCTTTTAGCTGTCAGTGGAGTAATATAAACAATATATTATTCCGTAAAGGCCGCAAATTTGACCAAACCAAGACACATCAACAACTTGGTAATATTGTGGTGGAATACGCAGCTGACTACCGTCCAAATGGAAACTCATACCTATGTATCTACGGTTGGACAGTTGATCCCCTGGTAGAGTACTATATCATTGAAAGCTGGGGCAACTGGCGTCCTCCGGGAGCACAGTCAAAGGGTATGATTACAGTGGACGGCGGTACATACGACATTTATGAGACTACAAGGGTTAACCAGCCTTCCATTATAGGTACTGCAACTTTCCAACAGTATTGGAGTGTTAGAACATCTAAAAAAACAAGCGGTACTGTATCTGTAAGCCAGCACTTCAGAGCTTGGGAAAGCATGGGCATGAAAATGGGTAAAATGTATGAAGTTGCTACTACAGTAGAGGGATACCAGAGCAGCGGTTCTGCAGACGTTTATAAAAACGTAATTACCATTGGTGGAAGTATACCTAACGACCCAATAGACCCAGTGGAACCAGGAGGACCAGGTGGTTCTACAATGCCGGAGAATAACGGTCCTAACTCAAGAGACGCTTTCTCAATAATTGAAGCAGAAGAATACAACGCTTACAGTTCTTCAAGCATGGAAATTATAGGAACTGGCAATGGGGAAGGTATAGGCTATATAGAAAGCGGAAACACACTTACATTTAAAAACATAAACTTTGGCAGCGGTGCAAGCAAATTTACTGCATATGTTGCATCTGATGTGGAAAATCCTACAACAATTGATATAAGAATAGGAAGTTCAACAGGAACACGCATAGGTTCTTTACAAGTGGGTTCTACAGGTGGTTGGAATGACTATA
The genomic region above belongs to Acetivibrio saccincola and contains:
- a CDS encoding glycoside hydrolase family 11 protein; amino-acid sequence: MKQKATVLLAIIMCMTILVMPNVQARTVTSNEIGTHGGYDFEFWVDSGSGSMTLKDGGAFSCQWSNINNILFRKGRKFDQTKTHQQLGNIVVEYAADYRPNGNSYLCIYGWTVDPLVEYYIIESWGNWRPPGAQSKGMITVDGGTYDIYETTRVNQPSIIGTATFQQYWSVRTSKKTSGTVSVSQHFRAWESMGMKMGKMYEVATTVEGYQSSGSADVYKNVITIGGSIPNDPIDPVEPGGPGGSTMPENNGPNSRDAFSIIEAEEYNAYSSSSMEIIGTGNGEGIGYIESGNTLTFKNINFGSGASKFTAYVASDVENPTTIDIRIGSSTGTRIGSLQVGSTGGWNDYTELSTNITSVTGVNDVVLVFSGPVNIDWFTFTKGGGSDPVPTQQPGIKFGDLNGDGIINSMDASILNRYILEVSTSIPNINAADLNGDGIINSMDVTLLGRYILEVIDRFPAEDIMPSPSPSPLPKPTVNPNSKLVALTFDDGPDNQLTARVLDKLDYYNVPATFFMIGQKINGSTAAIVKRVVDSGHEIGNHSWGYESLNNKSVNEIRKSVEDTNAVIMQYAGVKPNFFRPPNLATSPTMFQAIDLVFAGGITANDWDQSTTAQQRASMILNSVRDGSIILLHDVQPLPHPTPEALDIIIPELKRQGYEFVTLTDLFRLKGVPITPTNRMYNSVP